Proteins co-encoded in one Theileria equi strain WA chromosome 3, complete sequence genomic window:
- a CDS encoding hypothetical protein (encoded by transcript BEWA_000380A): protein MRMMNNQSGVWTEHFSKDGRRYYYNQQTKKSQWEKPDELKTEQELEIEVKTHWKPYSSADGKVFYYNTETHESVWEVPEQVKNLLAEKGSSTGNVQENLKGAFMSWLEKFNFTQKTTWEAAVKLLEADERWPMFSTLTRGEKKQLFSEFSSQIHRRKQEEMRKKKAMVHEIIFKELSEWPELSYHTTYVDFAKNFNKREWWEWADEKTRDSIFQDYIEREEKELKKKAKEKKVKSMDKLLDILHLRYKNELLTWDTVKVEYANFEGLHEIDILNCHKYVFRETYHEKYADAEKRTYRLQRKIRERFITFLEECVKKGEIDKNTEFPEFIKKHATEAIYVDLVGQPGSTPLDLFMEVKLALMLGKTKILAVLWTVCLVRLSHGKYSQKKWEHNDEERLRAILKELKNAPKSNESKEVSTETLQDTSRDNVANLNQSDSQQDLKSEVYTSIFNVEEANEDAVKVLKLLTRDGAVAKRVKYDGKDIWSARAIMGSPCSLAVLYMDGDKPVFAVINTKGFFSGESTIYKYYDGNQWKAK, encoded by the exons ATGCGCATGATGAACAACCAAAGTGGCGTCTGGACtgaacatttttcaaaggaCGGAAGACGCTACTATTATAATCAACAG ACAAAGAAATCGCAATGGGAAAAACCAGACGAGCTCAAGACCGAACAGGAACTCGAAATAGAAGTAAAGACACATTGGAAACCATACTCCTCCGCAGATGGCAAGGTATTCTACTACAATACTGAAACTCATGAAAGTGTCTGGGAAGTACCAGAGCAGGTCAAAAACCTCTTGGCTGAAAAGGGAAGTTCGACCGGAAATGTCCAAGAGAATCTCAAGGGTGCCTTTATGTCATGGCTAGAAAAGTTTAATTTTACTCAGAAAACAACCTGGGAAGCTGCTGTAAAACTGCTAGAGGCAGATGAAAG GTGGCCAATGTTTTCAACTCTAACTCGTGGCGAAAAGAAGCAGCTCTTTTCGGAGTTTTCGAGTCAAATCCATCGCAGAAAACAAGAAGAAatgagaaagaagaaagcCATGGTGCATGAAATAATATTCAAAGAACTATCAGAGTGGCCAGAGCTTTCGTATCACACAACATATGTTGATTTCgcaaaaaattttaacaAACGTGAATGGTGGGAATGGGCTGATGAAAAGACCAGAGATTCCATATTCCAGGACTATATTgaaagagaagaaaaagaacTTAAGAAAAAGGCAAAGGAGAAAAAAGTTAAATCAATGGACAAGCTTCTAGACATCCTGCATTTGAGGTATAAAAACGAATTGCTTACCTGGGATACCGTAAAGGTGGAATACGCCAACTTTGAAGGATTGCACGAAATTGATATTTTGAACTGTCATAAGTATGTGTTTCGGGAAACTTATCACGAAAAGTATGCTGATGCTGAAAAACGGACTTACAGACTCCAAAGAAAGATTAGGGAAAGATTCATCACCTTTTTAGAG gaatgtgtaaaaaaaggagaaattgataaaaatacaGAATTTCCTGAATTTATAAAGAAGCATGCAACAGAAGCTATCTATGTTGATCTAGTTGGACAACCTGGATCAACTCCCCTCGACCTCTTTATGGAAGTAAAATTAGCTTTGATG CTCGGAAAGACGAAGATCTTGGCAGTATTGTGGACTGTATGCTTAGTAAGATTGTCTCATGGAAAATATAGTCAAAAGAAGTGGGAACATAACGATGAAGAACGTCTAAGAGCAATCCTAAAGGAACTAAAAAATGCCCCTAAATCAAATGAATCTAAGGAAGTCTCTACAGAAACCCTTCAGGATACTTCGAGGGATAATGTGGCTAATCTAAACCAGTCTGATTCTCAACAAGATCTAAAATCAGAGGTTTACACCTCCATATTCAATGTAGAAGAGGCAAATGAAGATGCTGTTAAGGTTCTTAAACTCCTGACTAGGGACGGAGCTGTTGCCAAGAGGGTGAAgtatgatggaaaggacATATGGTCTGCCAGGGCTATAATGGGTTCTCCTTGCTCTTTGGCAGTActgtatatggatggagataagCCTGTCTTTGCCgttataaatacaaaagGTTTCTTTAGTGGCGAATCCACGATATATAAGTACTATGATGGTAATCAGTGGAAGGCAAAGTAG
- a CDS encoding CDP-diacylglycerol-inositol 3-phosphatidyltransferase, putative (encoded by transcript BEWA_000360A), which yields MERKAPRILNKPNLVTFTRFLLLLTSFYFAERNPFRFLFLYVVSATLDIFDGNIARLFHEETIVGGLFDSSLDRVSTLYIYLLVLRKHPDILHHMYLITVLDVFGHGIHNYACALIGKINHKSVKDAILLLRVYYENRNFMGACIISYETFWLSLYIRSFHDKLSGIYTLGTVLLYISFPLMFYKTLTNLLQGLFGLQRILKHEIELYNRETGSKTTTPGK from the exons ATGGAGCGTAAGGCGCCAAGGATTTTAAATAAACCGAACTTAGTAA CATTTACGCGCTTCCTCTTGCTGTTGACTTCGTTTTATTTTGCCGAAAGGAATCCTTTTAGATTCCTGTTTCTCTATGTTGTTAGTGCTACTCTTGATATATTCGACGGGAATATCGCAAGGCTCTTCCATGAAG AAACAATCGTCGGTGGTCTGTTTGACAGCTCGTTGGATCGCGTTTCTACGCTCTATATCTACTTGTTAGTTCTTAGGAAGCATCCAGACATTCTACACC ACATGTACCTAATCACCGTACTGGACGTTTTTGGTCATGGCATTCACAACTATGC CTGTGCACTTATTGGTAAAATTAATCATAAAAGTGTAAAAGATGCTATACTACTGCTAAGAGTATATTACGAAAACAGAA ATTTTATGGGTGCCTGTATAATATCCTACGAAACATTTTGGCTTAGCTTATATATACGATCGTTTCATGACAAACTTTCTGGTATATACACCCTAGGTACCGTCTTGCTTTACATATCCTTTCCTCTAATGTTTTACAAGACG CTGACAAACTTGTTACAAGGGTTATTTGGTCTCCAGCGCATTTTAAAGCATGAAATCGAGTTATACAACAGGGAAACTGGTAGTAAAACTACCACTCCTGGAAAATAG
- a CDS encoding tRNA methyltransferase complex GCD14 subunit containing protein (encoded by transcript BEWA_000350A), translating into MKIKRGDLVIIFGGPNKIYLAQVPKDENEIQNKQLEANLGNQRLIHNRNGIFDLATCIGKEYGQKIFWDPDKKGHWVVILKPTPELITKSITHHTQILYRADISLILLLLDLLPGKRVVESGTGSGSLSYSLATAILPNGHLFTFDFHSKRKDYAVELFEKAGLSHIVSVNERDAYEKSAFLIENSQDGHDLKEQTIDAVFLDLPSPWKAIYNVNQVIKHFGRLVTFTPCIEQAQKMVQTLHEHDFSGVRTFEILCKPWGINLDADVYEMEEYEDAVTIGADKEFVNYQLPQLNHTGYLTVATANRIDGF; encoded by the exons ATGAAGATCAAACGCGGCGATCTGGTGATCATTTTTGGAGGCCCTAACAAGATATACTTGGCTCAAGTGCCTAAGGATGAGAATGAGATCCAAAATAAACAGCTAGAGGCAAATTTGGGAAACCAGAGGCTCATTCACAATAGGAATGGAATCTTTGATCTTGCAACTTGCATAGGAAAAGAGTATGGACAAAAGATATTCTGGGACCCGGATAAGAAGGGTCACTGGGTGGTAATTCTCAAGCCAACTCCTGAACTAATTACAAAGAGTATCACTCATCATACACAAATTCTTTATCGTGCAGACATATCGCTAATTTTGCtccttttggatttatTACCTGGAAAACGAGTTGTAGAATCAGGTACAGGATCCGGTTCTCTGAGTTACAGCCTAGCTACTGCAATCCTTCCGAATGGTCACCTATTCACATTTGACTTTCACAGCAAGCGGAAGGACTACGCAGTTGAATTATTTGAAAAGGCTGGATTATCGCATATAGTTAGTGTAAATGAGAGAGATGCGTATGAgaaatctgcatttttaaTTGAAAATAGCCAAGATGGCCACGATTTAAAAGAACAAACAATAGATGCAGTGTTTTTAGACCTTCCATCTCCATGGAAGGCCATCTACAATGTTAACCAGGTCATAAAG CATTTTGGAAGACTTGTAACATTCACGCCGTGTATTGAGCAGGCCCAGAAGATGGTACAAACACTACATGAACATGATTTCTCCG GGGTGCGAACGTTTGAGATTCTTTGCAAGCCCTGGGGAATTAATCTTGACGCAGATGTTTATGAAATGGAAGAGTACGAGGATGCTGTAACCATTGGTGCAGATAAAGAATTCGTAAACTACCAATTACCCCAATTAAATCATACTGGCTATCTCACAGTTGCTACCGCAAATCGCATTGATGgtttttga
- a CDS encoding soluble nsf attachment protein SNAP, putative (encoded by transcript BEWA_000370A), whose protein sequence is MSTPQELEKKARSSAKSLFSFIFGSNSDEAQDLYNQAGNQYKQLHQWKDAARCFQEAANIGEKNKDMLFAASNLVEASNALLKFDSNSLDHVDPLIRATTIYNTQGRFAQSGRILKKAAEHFEENSDPENAIKFYKKAAESFELDEYGKTSGSQCLLKFADLSSLHPDLPSLKSNAYIDAIKIYEEEGKKNTRNSLLQYGVRDLFLKAGLLHILAVDITDARIAHKKYINTDPKFENSREDKFLNGLIEAYEALDVAEFTKILRDYDGISKLDPWKISILSKV, encoded by the exons ATGAGTACTCCACAAGAGTTGGAAAAAAAGGCTCGCAGTAGCGCCAAGTCCCTTTTttccttcatctttggaaGCAATAGCGACGAAGCCCAGGATCTTTACAACCAGGCCGGAAATCAATACAAACAGCTCCACCAGT GGAAGGATGCCGCGAGATGCTTCCAAGAAGCAGCTAATATCGGAGAAAAGAACAAGGATATGCTCTTTGCAGCCTCTAATTTGGTAGAGGCGTCCAACGCACTCCTCAAGTTTGACTCGAACT CGCTTGATCACGTGGACCCTCTTATTCGAGCAACAACTATATATAATACCCAGGGCAGATTTGCTCAAAGTGGTAGAATTCTCAAAAAGGCAGCTGAACACTTTGAAGAGAACTCGGACCCTGAAAATGCTAttaaattttacaaaaagGCAGCTGAATCATTCGAACTTGACGAATATGGAAAGACTTCCGGATCACAATGCCTGCTAAAGTTTGCAGATTTATCGTCACTACACCCTGATCTTCCATCCTTAAAATCAAATGCCTACATTGATGCAATAAAG ATTTATGAGGAAGAAGGCAaaaaaaatacaagaaaTTCTCTACTACAGTATGGAGTAAGAGACTTATTTCTGAAGGCTGGTCTCTTGCATATTCTTGCTGTTGATATTACTGATGCACGAATTGCTCACAAAAAGTATATTAATACTGAtccaaaatttgaaaaCTCGCGTGAAGACAAGTTTCTAAATGGTCTTATTGAAGCATACGAAGCTCTAGATGTCGCAGAATTTACCAAGATACTTCGTGACTATGATGGAATTTCAAAACTTGACCCATGGAAGATTTCTATCCTATCCAAGGTATGA
- a CDS encoding signal peptide-containing protein (encoded by transcript BEWA_000340A) translates to MRALVESILLLFCLFLGCKSVSGDKDDPIPLDINSRNQSGVDVTEGFLKDIKYTTYRPIESAGFSSVSDGIHRLWTASSDDQCRFSRLISKGSENPLLFLHVLRSGLPAHKHFEKGDNSWRPISENDFFKKQDELYTGKWVKVVLNKPKGPKTKYLEDLDIVKTDLSRFSLSAKEDAGVEYKKFIVKDDVSISSVVDDEAKVWDIPSDIECRRVNLYKKGDEILLAIEINAVEDDFKYYEKKSGILWSSISSQEFELELERFQTGICRTCELTKEPYVLDFSNINDKKVHKIAYNYSGFNQTQYTVLGKLKIDSIVDGASEIWKAKKGEECLTVVLSASDEFHLLSVRTTLGKDPSVLRFEKEYGRWSKISEKVYLRKLYGSSFDEVLDITKVTPDNAYLTYKMDDGFPYKQFVPKDELFSQVVEGETIIWETKYNRLCRHLDLYSRDDFKILRLETKIYSSIEEDYYKKTDGKWQTIDENEYLEGIKNIKDNTYRIPTSGDGNIVVKEYSPIEESAGFDEEGLLMEFDFGTEESGGICPADDNFLNNPESYYNDDYLRGNRVGYSSFWGWFR, encoded by the coding sequence ATGAGAGCTCTGGTGGAGTCCATTTTGCTCTTATTTTGCCTATTCCTGGGCTGCAAATCGGTCTCTGGAGATAAAGACGATCCTATTCCCCTTGATATCAACTCTCGCAATCAAAGTGGAGTAGATGTGACCGAAGGTTTTCTCAAGGATATCAAGTATACCACGTATAGACCCATTGAATCCGCAGGGTTCAGTTCTGTATCAGATGGGATTCATCGCCTCTGGACAGCCTCTTCAGACGATCAATGCCGATTTTCTAGGCTGATATCCAAGGGTTCAGAGAATCCACTGCTATTTTTACATGTCTTAAGGTCTGGATTACCCGCTCATAAGCACTTTGAGAAGGGAGATAACTCATGGCGGCCCATATCAGAGAAtgattttttcaagaaGCAAGATGAACTTTACACTGGAAAATGGGTTAAAGTGGTACTAAACAAACCAAAAGGGCCGAAAACCAAGTATCTAGAGGATCTAGACATTGTAAAGACTGACCTTTCAAGGTTCTCTTTGAGTGCAAAAGAAGACGCAGGAGTAGAATATAAGAAGTTTATTGTAAAGGACGATGTTTCCATATCTTCTGTAGTAGACGATGAAGCAAAAGTCTGGGATATACCAAGTGACATTGAATGTAGACGTGTGaatttatataaaaaaGGAGATGAAATACTTTTAGCTATAGAAATTAATGCCGTAGAAGATGACTTTAAATATTATGAGAAAAAATCCGGTATATTGTGGAGTAGTATATCTTCTCAGGAATTCGAATTGGAACTAGAAAGATTCCAAACTGGCATCTGTAGAACTTGTGAACTGACAAAGGAACCGTACGTACTTGACTTTTCCaatataaatgataaaaaggtACATAAGATTGCCTATAATTATAGTGGATTTAATCAAACGCAATATACTGTACTTGGGAAACTAAAAATAGACTCCATTGTTGATGGTGCAAGCGAAATTTGGAAGGCCAAAAAGGGTGAAGAATGTCTCACTGTAGTCTTGTCTGCCAGTGATGAATTCCATTTGCTCTCTGTACGAACAACTCTCGGTAAAGACCCCTCTGTTTTACGTTTTGAGAAAGAGTATGGAAGATGGAGTAAAATAAGTGAAAAGGTCTATTTGCGCAAACTTTATGGAAGCTCATTTGATGAAGTTCTTGACATAACTAAAGTTACACCAGATAACGCTTACCTTACGTACAAGATGGATGATGGATTTCCATACAAACAATTTGTACCGAAAGACGAGTTGTTTAGCCAAGTAGTAGAGGGGGAAACAATCATATGGGAAACGAAGTATAATAGACTTTGCAGGCATTTAGATCTATATTCCCGAGATGACTTTAAAATCCTACGCCTAGaaacaaaaatatactctTCTATAGAGGAAGACTACTACAAAAAAactgatggaaaatggcAAACAATTGATGAAAACGAATATCTTGAGGGAATAAAAAACATAAAAGATAACACATATCGCATACCAACTTCTGGGGATGGAAATATAGTTGTGAAGGAATACAGTCCAATTGAAGAGTCTGCAGGGTTTGATGAAGAGGGACTACTCATGGAATTTGATTTTGGAACCGAGGAATCTGGAGGTATATGCCCAGCCGATGACAATTTTTTAAACAATCCTGAATCATACTATAATGATGACTATTTACGAGGAAATAGGGTCGGATACTCTAGCTTTTGGGGATGGTTTAGATGA
- a CDS encoding hypothetical protein (encoded by transcript BEWA_000400A) codes for MKFSDIVYILCMCRCNAIGCIMHWLSDSFKDLKKRNPCPGDTLDLTHGCGATVYKKTENGVLYKTFTPKNEQRITEVTDEGGKIWKANESETCLHIRSYYRNHEELLTICTHSPEGLEFLRFEKRDNLWVSIGKLKFMTKLAQMKETHGSIHEKDSFYQELLKEEKKLGVKLDILNINPYKTNVFDSEFRGVRSISCSPKTGFFRKIMEGKDFIWKAQPREICTLAYVYCWSGSPRLVAISTRINDNVVYRHFERAYLGWYEITEDAFCMAFEMMEDSYRFIHS; via the coding sequence ATGAAGTTCTCCGATATAGTCTACATACTCTGCATGTGCAGGTGTAACGCAATAGGTTGCATAATGCACTGGTTGTCTGATAGTTTCAAGGatttgaagaaaaggaaccCTTGTCCAGGTGATACACTAGATCTTACACACGGGTGCGGAGCTACTGTATATAAAAAGACAGAAAATGGAGTACTGTACAAAACATTTACTCCAAAGAACGAACAAAGGATTACGGAAGTTACAGACGAAGGAGGcaaaatatggaaggcAAATGAATCAGAGACATGCTTACACATTCGATCTTACTATAGAAATCATGAAGAGCTACTTACAATCTGCACACATAGTCCGGAAGGACTCGAGTTTCTGCGTTTTGAAAAGAGGGATAATCTCTGGGTGTCTATAGGGAAGTTAAAATTCATGACCAAACTTGCACAAATGAAGGAGACACATGGCAGTATACATGAAAAGGATTCATTTTATCAGGAACTGTtgaaagaagaaaaaaaaCTCGGAGTAAAACTAgacattttaaacattAACCCTTATAAAACCAACGTTTTTGATTCTGAGTTTAGGGGAGTACGCAGCATTTCGTGTTCTCCGAAAACTGGTTTTTTTAGGAAAATAATGGAGGGTAAAGATTTTATATGGAAAGCTCAACCGAGAGAGATATGCACGCTTGCATACGTTTACTGTTGGAGCGGATCACCAAGGCTTGTGGCGATTTCCACGAGAATAAATGATAATGTAGTTTACAGACATTTCGAACGGGCTTATTTGGGCTGGTATGAAATAACGGAAGACGCTTTTTGCATGGCATTTGAAATGATGGAAGATAGTTATCGATTTATTCATAGTTGA
- a CDS encoding cholinephosphate cytidylyltransferase, putative (encoded by transcript BEWA_000390A): MEEVDDRTYRIYSDGVFDMLHLGQMRQLEQAKKMFKNVTLVVGVTDDDETVQLKGQVVNNISERVEMLRHIKWVDEIIAPCPWVITREHMEKHKIDYVAHDDLPYTSCQKKSLTSEDEEQDIYRWLKDEGLFKATQRTKGISTTECVARILQNYEDYIDRSLETGMKPSDLNIGITTAKSIAIKKRLHRLVDKLSELITKCTLTDEPLGSGFEIRLQNIKSALFGAVSQWSSRYNSALKSFVGMDDASDISDSPEYTWYYDSDDSSNEPSLPIAASLESSTTVHTCESIVPVESTQSIDDATEFARSCVCIYTFGVFDLLHYGHARHFEYIKGLFPNSKLIVGVSSDENSITYKGRLIQKLKDRAATLSHIKWIDQILAPCPWTVTREFVEEHGITYVVNSKDFKDYADAETLKWLKESDKLIDVPKTPGISTSNIMLRILKNYELYIQRSLDRGVCREDLNLGYAAASSFRVKISIRNWQKKLYEEIYKVTLTDHHVGHEFDRNLDLLINKVIYVMDTWRRDYKQLISDFINYIRG, translated from the exons ATGGAAGAAGTCGATGATCGTACGTACAGGATATACTCCGATG GAGTATTCGACATGTTGCATCTGGGTCAAATGAGGCAATTGGAACAGGCCAAGAAGATGTTCAAGAATGTGACATTAGTGGTGGGAGTAACAGATGACGATGAGACGGTCCAGCTCAAGGGTCAGGTCGTAAATAACATATCAGAAAGGGTCGAGATGCTTAGGCACATCAAGTGGGTTGATGAAATCATTGCCCCTTGTCCATGGGTCATCACAAGGGAACACATGGAAAAACATAAAATAGACTATGTGGCGCATGATGATCTTCCTTACACGAGCTGTCAAAAAAAATCGCTCACGTCAGAAGACGAAGAACAGGATATCTATCGGTGGCTCAAAGATGAAGGACTGTTTAAAGCCACACAGCGTACAAAGGGCATTAGTACCACGGAATGTGTTGCAAGAATTCTTCAAAACTATGAAGACTATATTGACAG ATCCCTGGAAACTGGGATGAAACCTTCCGATTTGAACATTGGTATAACTACAGCAAAATCTATTGCTATTAAAAAAAGGCTCCACAGGCTTGTAGATAAGCTCAGCGAATTAATCACAAAATGTACACTCACAGATGAGCCTCTAGGTTCTGGATTCGAAATTCGTTTGCAAAACATAAAGAGTGCTTTGTTTGGTGCCGTATCGCAGTGGTCGAGTAGGTACAACTCGGCGTTGAAGTCCTTTGTTGGTATGGATGATGCTTCTGATATCTCAGATTCCCCGGAATATACATGGTATTATGACTCTGACGATTCTTCAAATGAACCCTCATTACCCATCGCTGCTTCTCTAGAGTCCTCAACCACAGTGCATACATGTGAATCAATAGTACCTGTAGAATCTACGCAATCTATTGATGATGCAACCGAATTTGCCAGGTCTTGTGTATGCATCTACACTTTTGGTGTATTCGATTTATTGCATTATGGACATGCAAGACACTTTGAATATATAAAAGGACTATTTCCAAATTCTAAGCTTATCGTTGGTGTATCTAGCGACGAAAACTCAATCACGTACAAGGGGAGACTCATACAAAAGTTAAAGGATAGAGCAGCTACACTTTCACACATTAAATGGATTGACCAAATTTTAGCACCGTGTCCATGGACCGTCACACGAGAATTTGTAGAAGAGCATGGAATCACCTATGTTGTTAATAGTAAAGACTTTAAGGATTATGCCGACGCGGAGACTTTAAAATGGCTCAAGGAATCTGATAAACTTATTGACGTCCCAAAAACACCAGGAATCAGCACATCCAATATAATGTTGAggattttgaaaaattatGAACTATATATTCAGAGATCCTTGGATAGAGGAGTGTGCAGAGAAGATTTAAATTTGGGATATGCAGCGGCAAGTTCATTTAGGGTCAAAATCTCCATCAGAAACTGGCAAAAGAAGCTTTACGAAGAAATTTACAAGGTAACACTCACGGATCATCATGTAGGTCACGAATTTGATAGAAATTTAGATCTATTGATAAACAAGGTGATTTACGTCATGGACACTTGGAGGAGAGACTACAAACAGCTTATCTctgattttataaattacaTTAGGGGATAA
- a CDS encoding hypothetical protein (encoded by transcript BEWA_000410A), protein MSTSTENSAGTGKGPPIEKWAMFLVGLTLLQSLRIALTSASLAMVRFKIPDNRVSEFINLVYNPMKLAVFTGMAIINIMALTPQLKGWFKRHSKWFAVFTNITLCLSFILILIAFTSGGLLGNLTFYYWTIVFGSFVYGMNEACTMTVGGTHGSFFNVGVPICSILVFFYHFSFKFIAELMNWSNVAYWTLFWQIVLASFISLVSAVVWIVAYTPEGTSDSQNGDNATQEPFADGVKKAWSPILMGVVGIGGLYVFYPAIAPYKLTDIKSGYHIDLAALFISAVPGISASILCIKNIGPDKRWEGDFRWWHFTWIFALPYFTAMSFCLVALHNPGSRAASSIKTRMAAEMITITLISCEEALAAVSYGAAANQVGKYCSCKCECEECGGCGPEEADCQCVCKETTCRCCQKDKDCRETCTCGDCSCKCCKPKDGGIIGAFNSFSTQIAMIIFSFVGDGYLHTYEKYEGNEDRWPTKHYGTLRSMLFWLNSGAYVAFKSAKNSFITDVRGKLLDKHETFFIVYADE, encoded by the coding sequence ATGAGTACTAGTACAGAGAATTCGGCAGGGACTGGCAAGGGACCTCCCATTGAAAAATGGGCAATGTTCCTAGTCGGACTGACTCTCTTACAGTCCCTGCGTATAGCATTGACCTCTGCAAGTTTGGCAATGGTAAGATTCAAGATACCAGATAACCGTGTTAGTGAATTCATCAACCTGGTATACAATCCCATGAAGTTGGCGGTATTTACAGGAATGGCTATCATAAACATTATGGCGCTTACACCCCAGTTGAAAGGCTGGTTTAAGAGACATTCCAAGTGGTTCGCCGTATTTACTAACATAACACTATGTCTTTCCTTCATTCTGATTCTCATTGCATTCACTTCAGGAGGCCTACTGGGAAATCTCACtttctactactggactatCGTCTTTGGCTCATTTGTTTATGGAATGAACGAGGCATGTACGATGACGGTGGGAGGTACCCATGGCTCATTTTTCAATGTGGGAGTTCCAATTTGTTCTATTCTGGTCTtcttttatcatttttcatTCAAATTCATTGCAGAACTTATGAATTGGTCAAATGTTGCCTACTGGACTCTGTTTTGGCAGATTGTTTTGGCTTCATTCATATCACTCGTCTCTGCTGTAGTTTGGATTGTTGCCTATACTCCTGAAGGAACCAGTGATTCtcaaaatggagataatgcTACTCAAGAACCTTTTGCTGATGGTGTTAAAAAGGCTTGGTCACCGATTCTCATGGGTGTAGTTGGGATTGGTGGATTGTACGTCTTTTACCCAGCCATTGCTCCTTACAAGTTGACGGATATTAAAAGTGGATACCATATTGACCTCGCTGCCTTGTTCATTAGTGCGGTTCCTGGTATTTCAGCTAGTATCCTATgtatcaaaaatattgGTCCAGACAAAAGGTGGGAAGGTGATTTTAGATGGTGGCATTTTACTTGGATTTTTGCTTTACCATACTTTACTGCCATGTCATTCTGCCTCGTTGCACTCCACAATCCTGGTAGTAGAGCAGCAAGTTCTATAAAGACTAGAATGGCGGCAGAAATGATAACCATTACCCTAATCTCTTGCGAGGAAGCCCTGGCGGCTGTTTCCTACGGAGCAGCCGCTAATCAGGTGGGTAAGTACTGTAGCTGCAAATGCGAGTGCGAAGAATGCGGAGGATGTGGACCAGAAGAAGCCGATTGTCAATGCGTATGCAAAGAAACCACCTGTCGGTGCTGCCAAAAAGACAAAGACTGCCGAGAGACATGCACCTGTGGAGACTGCAGCTGTAAATGTTGCAAACCCAAGGATGGAGGGATAATTGGAGCATTCAACTCGTTTTCAACCCAAATTGCCATGATTATCTTTTCATTCGTTGGGGACGGTTATCTCCACACTTATGAAAAGTACGAAGGAAACGAGGATCGCTGGCCTACCAAGCATTATGGAACGCTGAGATCAATGTTGTTCTGGCTAAATAGCGGAGCATACGTGGCATTTAAATCTGCCAAGAATTCCTTCATCACGGATGTCAGAGGTAAATTATTAGACAAACATGAGACCTTTTTTATCGTCTACGCGGATGaatga